In the Lates calcarifer isolate ASB-BC8 linkage group LG24, TLL_Latcal_v3, whole genome shotgun sequence genome, one interval contains:
- the garem gene encoding LOW QUALITY PROTEIN: GRB2-associated and regulator of MAPK protein 1 (The sequence of the model RefSeq protein was modified relative to this genomic sequence to represent the inferred CDS: inserted 2 bases in 1 codon), translating to MDLGTMLYNNLKDVTWSTTSLPLDQLVSAYRLPQIVKLDNGQLVEGLRDNDYLLIHSCRQWTTITAHSLEEGHYVIGPKIEIPVHYEGQFKLLEQDRDVKEPVQYFNSVEEVAKAFPERVYVMEEITFNVKMASGECNEDTEVYNITLSTGDELTLMGQAEILYAKTSKEKSRFNTIFKKIGKLNSISKIGRGKMPCLICMNHRTNESISLPFQCKGRFSTCSPLELQMQDGEHTIRNIVEKTRLPVNVTVPSSPPRNQHDLHLIREGHRYKLVNIQTKTVVVCCILRSNKIIPIHFPLHMAMPRFIVPEELLQGELWLDTMVHRWFSFCQEQFDIDDYSRAVRDVRTDWNDDGKSPKKSSGNGSCGGSSGGSSSSNGCPSHMQIPSSLTYARDELTQSFHRLSVCVYSSNLHGNSEVNLQGCMTLCGDWALLPSDSIPSDSGXENEHFFPELLDSTSQQPSLNKSDVPYEELWLDHLRGQIPKPSLSEGIRGINNGCGTTAALSYPVTCPLGAVTSPDVSLTPPPVPPKSEAVKEECRLLNAPPIPPRSLKQMPSVPILSKPRQQETRSPSPTLSYYSSGLHNIGACEQEVADPQEQSHVCYPCNWGKSNSTEPNATLPSGSLPSDGMSSRLSWPNNFSGGESHCMEEFLPASCRSYYSYPRKRSPSTPKTCTSSLVDFDGREHAHSSKDFRLQNASLNQFCTKSSSYNSEMYRDKPIEESNTKQSLSCPILPPRTPKSNAIKKCTDLLLGSVCDSKQETSNCSLTQPEHSTKEIYSISNSLTLNCPPFSPTAQWQPPSSLAGLSIEEVSKSLRFIGLPDDIVSLFVSEKIDGNLLLQLTEEILSEDFKLSKLQVKKLMQFINGWRPKI from the exons ATGGACCTTGGAACAATGTTATACAACAATTTAAAAGATGTTACATGGAGCACGACGTCCCTGCCACTAGATCAACTTGTCAGTGCTTATAGACTGCCTCAGATTGTCAAGCTGGACAACG GTCAGTTGGTTGAAGGGCTCAGAGACAATGACTACCTCTTGATTCATTCCTGCCGTCAGTGGACGACTATTACTGCTCACAGTCTAGAGGAGGGACACTATGTCATTGGGCCCAAAATAGAGATCCCAGTACACTATGAAG GTCAGTTTAAGCTTCTGGAGCAGGACAGAGACGTTAAGGAACCTGTGCAGTACTTCAACAGTGTGGAGGAGGTGGCCAAAGCATTCCCTGAGAGAGTCTACGTCATGGAGGAAATCACATTCAATGTTAAG ATGGCTTCAGGGGAATGCAATGAAGACACAGAAGTTTACAACATTACACTAAGCACTGGCGATGAACTGACATTAATGGGCCAGGCTGAGATCCTCTATGCGAAGACCTCCAAAGAAAAATCCAGATTCAACACTATTTTTAAGAAGATTGGGAAGCTCAACTCCATCAGTAAGATCGGTCGAGGCAAGATGCCTTGTTTGATCTGTATGAACCATCGGACCAACGAGAGCATCAGCCTGCCTTTCCAGTGTAAAGGCAGGTTCAGCACGTGTAGTCCTCTGGAGCTTCAGATGCAGGATGGCGAGCACACCATCAGGAACATCGTGGAGAAAACACGTCTCCCAGTCAACGTCACAGTACCCAGCAGCCCACCCCGCAATCAGCATGACCTCCACCTGATTCGGGAGGGTCATCGCTATAAATTGGTCAACATTCAGACGAAGACAGTGGTTGTGTGCTGCATTCTGCGAAGCAACAAAATCATCCCCATCCATTTTCCGCTTCACATGGCCATGCCTAGATTTATTGTTCCAGAGGAACTGCTGCAAGGAGAGTTGTGGCTTGACACTATGGTACATCGCTGGTTCTCCTTCTGCCAGGAGCAGTTTGACATAGACGACTATTCTCGTGCCGTCCGGGATGTGCGGACAGACTGGAACGACGATGGAAAGAGCCCTAAGAAAAGCAGTGGGAATGGTAGCTGTGGTGGAAGCAGcggaggcagcagcagctccaacGGGTGTCCCAGCCACATGCAGATACCCAGCTCTTTGACTTACGCCCGGGATGAACTCACCCAGTCCTTCCACcgactctctgtgtgtgtgtacagcagcAACCTGCACGGTAACAGTGAGGTCAACCTGCAGGGCTGTATGACACTGTGTGGAGACTGGGCTCTTCTGCCCTCTGACAGCATTCCTTCAGACTCAGG AGAAAATGAACACTTTTTCCCTGAGCTGCTGGACAGCACGAGCCAACAACCATCCCTCAACAAGTCGGATGTCCCCTATGAGGAGCTGTGGTTGGATCACTTGAGAGGTCAGATCCCAAAACCCTCTTTAAGTGAGGGAATCCGAGGCATCAACAATGGCTGCGGTACAACAGCAGCCCTGTCATACCCGGTCACCTGTCCTCTTGGGGCAGTAACTAGTCCAGATGTCTCTCTTACTCCACCACCTGTCCCACCCAAGTCTGAGGCT GTGAAGGAAGAATGTCGCCTTTTGAACGCCCCGCCAATCCCTCCACGGAGTTTGAAACAGATGCCATCGGTGCCCATCCTGTCAAAGCCACGGCAGCAAGAGACTCGGTCTCCAAGTCCAACCCTCTCCTACTATTCTTCTGGTCTCCACAACAT TGGAGCATGTGAACAAGAAGTAGCTGACCCACAAGAGCAAAGCCATGTGTGCTACCCCTGTAACTGGGGTAAATCCAACAGCACTGAGCCAAATGCTACTTTGCCCAGTGGTAGCCTGCCATCAGATGGAATGTCCTCCAGGTTGTCTTGGCCAAATAACTTCAGTGGAGGAGAATCACACTGTATGGAGGAATTTCTACCAGCCAGCTGTCGGAGTTACTACAGTTACCCCAGAAAGAGATCCCCGAGCACCCCGAAAACCTGTACATCGAGCCTTGTTGACTTTGATGGCCGAGAGCATGCACACAGCAGTAAGGACTTCAGGTTGCAGAATGCTTCTCTGAATCAGTTCTGCACAAAATCGTCGAGTTACAATTCAGAAATGTACAGAGACAAGCCGATAGAAGAATCTAACACTAAGCAGAGCCTCTCTTGCCCCATCTTGCCCCCGAGAACGCCAAAATCAAATGCCATAAAGAAGTGCACAGACTTACTGTTGGGGTCAGTCTGTGACAGTAAGCAGGAAACTTCAAATTGTTCACTCACTCAACCTGAGCACAGCACCAAAGAGATTTATTCTATCTCTAACTCATTAACTCTCAACTGTCCACCCTTTTCTCCCACTGCGCAGTGGCAGCCCCCCTCCAGCCTGGCTGGCCTCTCTATTGAAGAGGTGTCCAAATCTCTGCGATTTATCGGCCTGCCAGATGacattgtttctctttttgtgtctgAGAAGATCGATGGGAATTTACTCCTGCAGCTCACTGAGGAGATTTTGTCTGAGGACTTTAAGCTGAGCAAACTGCAGGTGAAGAAACTCATGCAGTTCATAAATGGGTGGAGACCCAAGATATAA
- the ncf2 gene encoding LOW QUALITY PROTEIN: neutrophil cytosol factor 2 (The sequence of the model RefSeq protein was modified relative to this genomic sequence to represent the inferred CDS: deleted 1 base in 1 codon) has translation MSFVDTLRQWDEAVTCVDRQDLAEAYRIFLSIQEPNSKICFDIGCLHLLNQDLDAAEKAFDCSIRKDEHLAVAFFQRGVTFYKKQRYEESLGDFQRAFKALRGNQLIDYKALGLRYILYACDVLHNMALVEAQLGNWEKAQENLVKALDYKTEAKLNTIDRALQSTLKQKLFKLVEFPSKLLFKPNKNYVAELEKKDYLGKAKVVASVVPQDDFSGFAPLQPQVEDGPACPKEPEVLRALEGEPHTVLFEFVPETSDELAVVPGNIVFVLHKGADNWASVIFNERRGLVPYNYLERLEISLASKQNGGAQVPQRRERPTRPERKTGLTQCSSVDQDEQSPDNSYIVKVRFTFTFTISVPPESPYTALIEKISKKLNVPAKQITLSLTPEADEQSVIDANTKMECVWSRAKDRHITLWCKTTELDQTDGKPHSEIHLVALHSYESSNPEDLNFQQGDKITLLSRVNQDWLEGQCNGNTGIFPAAFVEEVPVNGQ, from the exons ATGTCTTTTGTGGACACTCTGCGGCAGTGGGACGAGGCTGTCACCTGTGTGGACAGACAGGATTTGGCAGAGGCATACAGGATTTTCCTGTCAATCCAAGAACCAAACTCCAAAATTTGTTTTGACATAGgctgtctccatctcctcaaCCAGGACCTGGATGCTGCTGAAAAG GCGTTTGATTGCAGCATACGCAAGGATGAGCATTTGGCTGTGGCTTTCTTTCAGAGAGGAGTTACCTTTTACAAAAAACAGAG GTATGAGGAGAGTTTAGGTGATTTCCAGCGTGCCTTCAAAGCCCTGAGAGGCAACCAGCTGATAGATTACAAAGCACTTGGTCTCAGATACATATTATATGCATGTGAT GTTCTCCACAACATGGCCCTGGTTGAGGCTCAGCTTGGGAACTGGGAAAAGGCCCAGGAGAACCTTGTTAAGGCTCTCGACTACAAGACAGAGGCCAAGCTCAATACCATTGACAGAGCTCTGCAGTCAACCCTG aaacagaaacttttCAAACTTGTCGAGTTCCCATCCAAACTGCTGTTTAAACCAAATAAGAACTACGTTGCTGAGCTGGAGAAGAAGGACTACCTGGGCAAAGCAAAG GTGGTTGCCTCTGTCGTCCCTCAGGATGACTTCTCTGGGTTTGCTCCATTACAGCCACAG GTTGAAGATGGTCCAGCTTGTCCAAAAGAACCTGAGGTTCTCAG AGCTCTGGAAGGAGAACCCCACACTGTCCTGTTTGAGTTTGTTCCTGAGACCAGTGATGAGTTGGCTGTAGTGCCGGGCAACATCGTGTTCGTTCTA CACAAGGGTGCTGACAACTGGGCATCTGTGATCTTCAATGAAAGA AGGGGACTTGTTCCTTACAATTACCTGGAACGTTTGGAGATCTCATTGGCTTCTAAACAGAATGGG GGAGCCCAAGTACCACAAAGACGAGAGCGACCAACCAGACCTGAACGGAAAACAG gTCTTACTCAGTGTAGCAGTGTAGACCAG GATGAACAGTCTCCTGACAACTCATATATTGTCAAAGTCCGTTTCACCTTCACCTTTACCATCTCTGTCCCACCTGAGTCTCCCTACACAGCACTGATTGAGAAAATCAGTAAGAAACTGAATGTCCCTGCTAAACAAATCACCCTGAG TTTAACCCCTGAGGCTGATGAACAAAGTGTAATCGATGCCAACACAaaaatggagtgtgtgtggagcCGTGCCAAAGACAGACACATCACGTTGTGGTGTAAAACCACAGAG cTGGACCAAACTGATGGAAAACCACACAGCGAGATTCACTTGGTGGCACTTCATTCATACGAGTCATCAAATCCAGAGGATCTCAATTTTCAGCAAGGGGATAAAATCACACTGCTCTCTAGAG TTAACCAGGACTGGTTGGAAGGACAATGTAATGGGAACACTGGTATATTCCCTGCAGCCTTTGTGGAAGAAGTTCCTGTGAATGGCCAGTAA
- the dph2 gene encoding 2-(3-amino-3-carboxypropyl)histidine synthase subunit 2, with the protein MADAFSSSSETVIQRVVDVTVKTNTPPEKLEELYQIKETCDFISQHQFKKVALQFPDELLVDSVAVAVEIERHSNAKPFILGDTSYGSCCVDEVAAEHVGADCIMHYGRACLSPSKRLPLMYVFERRPVDVEKCASTFRELYPDTQSHIIILYDVNYVHAMNDLLTLLSPEYPNLVASELVVEGEQCYSHGQMNRQHDDTYLSEQDGRQVIYQFGRQFSLKKGSSITDYSMFYVGQEGATLRNFMMTWNRCSFCSFDPITMTGRTESVSINRALMKRYYAIERAKDANVVGILVGTLGVADYLTIIQQLKETIHRAGKKSYMFAMGKLNVPKLANFLEIDIFVLIACPENSLLDSGEFYKPVVTPFEMEVACNKNREWSEEYVTDFRHLLPGGQSHVPLVDQQEDGDETDVSLITGALRSRNLLNSEPAESSFSSSVVLRNQTMTVANTNPAASFLAERSWRGLEQKLGETPVVKAVEGRRGIAIAYEEEGTPS; encoded by the exons ATGGCTGATgcattcagcagcagctcagagacgGTAATTCAGCGTGTGGTAGATGTCACAGTGAAGACAAATACACCTCCAGAAAAACTTGAAGAGTTGTATCAGATTAAGGAGACCTGCGATTTTATCAGTCAGCATCAGTTTAAAAAG GTTGCTTTGCAGTTTCCTGATGAGCTGCTGGTGGATTCAGTTGCAGTAGCAGTGGAGATCGAGAGACACAGTAATGCCAAGCCATTCATTTTAGGAGACACATCCTATGGCAG ttgCTGTGTGGATGAGGTTGCTGCTGAACACGTTGGAGCTGACTGCATCATGCACTATGGCAGAGCTTGTCTCAGTCCCTCTAAAAGACTTCCTCTGATGTATGTGTTTGAGAGAAGACCGGTGGATGTGGAGAAGTGTGCCTCCACCTTCAGGGAGCTCTATCctgacacacagagccacatcATCATCCTCTATGATGTTAACTATGTTCATGCTATGA aTGACCTTCTGACACTGCTGTCTCCAGAGTATCCAAACCTTGTTGCGTCAGAGCTTGTTGTTGAAGGGGAGCAGTGTTACAGTCATGGCCAAATGAATAGACAACACGATGACACCTATCTGTCAGAGCAGGATGGCAGGCAGGTCATTTATCAGTTTGGGAGGCAGTTCTCCCTGAAAAAAGGTTCAAGCATAACAGACTACAGTATGTTCTATGTCGGACAGGAAGGAGCAACCCTGAGAAACTTCATGATGACTTGGAATCGCTGCTCATTTTGCTCTTTTGACCCCATAACAATGACGGGGAGGACTGAGTCAGTCAGTATCAACCGTGCACTGATGAAGCGATATTACGCTATAGAAAGGGCCAAAGATGCCAATGTGGTCGGCATCCTTGTCGGCACACTCGGGGTGGCTGACTACCTCACTATCATCCAGCAGCTGAAGGAGACCATTCACAGAGCTGGCAAAAAGAGCTACATGTTTGCCATGGGGAAACTGAACGTGCCCAAACTCGCAAACTTCCTGgaaattgacatttttgtgttaaTAGCATGTCCTGAGAACTCACTGCTGGACTCAGGTGAGTTCTATAAACCTGTTGTGACCCCGTTTGAGATGGAGGTGGCCTGCAACAAGAACAGGGAGTGGTCAGAGGAATACGTCACAGACTTCAGACATCTCCTGCCAG GTGGACAGAGTCACGTGCCTTTGGTTGATCAGCAGGAGGACGGCGATGAGACGGACGTGTCTTTAATCACTGGAGCTCTGAGAAGCCGCAATCTGTTAAACAGTGAACCTGCAGAGTCCTCattcagctcctctgtggtCCTCAGGAACCAGACAATGACTGTAGCCAACACAAACCCAGCTG catcTTTTCTGGCAGAACGAAGCTGGCGTGGCTTAGAGCAGAAGTTGGGAGAGACGCCTGTGGTGAAGGCAGTAGAGGGCAGGAGAGGCATAGCTATCGCCTACGAAGAGGAAGGAACGCCTTCATGA